One Vigna unguiculata cultivar IT97K-499-35 chromosome 7, ASM411807v1, whole genome shotgun sequence genomic region harbors:
- the LOC114190049 gene encoding GDSL esterase/lipase At5g03610-like produces the protein MELSLLSLSLAILLLSGFRVEARLQPHATSYQKLFVFGDSYVDTGNTRIDQPGSWKNPYGITFPGKPAGRFSDGRVITDYIAKFLGLKSPLPYKFRKFIPQNLKYGMNFAYGGTGVFDTSSKNPNMTIQIDFFQELIKENVYTASDLSKSVALVSVAGNDYNFYLARNGSIQGFPSFIASVVNQTATNLLRIQSLGVKKIVVNGLQPLGCLPETTASSSFQKCNSTFNDLVLLHNNLLNQAVTKLNQETKNQTTFIVLDLYDSFLSVLNHPSSNNIKDALEPCCVGISSQYFCGSVDENNVKKYKVCDNPKSAFFWDLLHPTQAGWLAVYNELQTTKALQQIRY, from the exons ATGGAACTTTCCCTCTTATCTCTTTCTCTAGCAATTCTACTTCTCTCAG GTTTCAGAGTTGAGGCTAGGTTGCAACCTCATGCCACCAGTTACCAAAAATTGTTTGTTTTCGGTGACTCCTATGTCGATACTGGGAACACGAGAATAGATCAACCTGGTTCCTGGAAAAACCCTTACGGCATAACTTTTCCCGGAAAACCTGCCGGAAGATTCTCCGACGGTAGAGTTATAACGGACTACATTG CTAAGTTTTTGGGACTCAAATCGCCTCTTCCCTACAAATTTAGGAAATTCATTCCACAAAATTTGAAATACGGAATGAACTTTGCATATGGTGGTACTGGTGTGTTCGACACATCCTCCAAAAACCCAAACATGACAATCCAAATCGATTTTTTCCAAGAGTTAATCAAAGAAAATGTGTACACAGCTTCAGATCTCAGCAAATCCGTGGCACTTGTCTCTGTCGCAGGAAATGATTACAACTTCTATTTGGCAAGAAATGGCTCTATTCAG GGTTTTCCGTCTTTCATCGCTTCTGTGGTTAATCAAACTGCAACCAACTTGCTTCGCATCCAAAGTCTTGGAGTGAAGAAAATTGTTGTGAATGGTCTACAACCACTTGGATGTCTTCCTGAAACCACAGCCTCATCTTCATTCCAAAAATGTAACAGTACTTTCAATGACCTCGTACTGCTCCACAACAACTTATTGAACCAAGCTGTGACCAAGTTGAACCAAGAAACCAAGAACCAAACAACATTCATAGTTCTTGATCTCTACGATAGTTTCTTGTCGGTGCTGAACCACCCTTCTAGCAATAACATCAAGGACGCACTCGAGCCTTGTTGCGTTGGGATAAGTAGCCAATATTTTTGTGGAAGTGTGGATGAAAACAATGTCAAGAAATATAAGGTGTGTGATAATCCCAAATCAGCTTTCTTTTGGGACCTTTTGCATCCAACTCAAGCTGGTTGGCTTGCCGTGTACAACGAGTTGCAAACCACAAAGGCTCTTCAACAAATCCGATACTGA
- the LOC114190554 gene encoding glycinol 4-dimethylallyltransferase-like: protein MARAHLISSPNVSSLTTGSNLWGRKLSFNTIYFQSTLGSDGSKASKHSIKAEIQYNPLRFQQSPFNHNYKSIDRGATCEVTNKNYVVKADSVPSSESESESSNSKNIVNSVKTFMAVLYEFIYPYALFAQTSASISASLLAVEKLSDISPLFFIGLLQAVLPHSFMLLYVNGVNQLFDFEIDKINKPYLPLASGKISFRSCAIIVALSAILGLGINLMIGSPALIWNFVLSVTLWTCYSVNLPFLRWKKNPVQTSLLMFFCWTLLIPITYFLHMQTFVLKRPLVFTRSLIVSLLFMSFYSIGLALSKDIPDVEGDIKHGVDSFAARLGQKKVFWISVFLFEMAFGVAFLAAASSSSPFWIKFVTSLGNVALGSILWYQTKYVDVTNPASGRSFYSFMWKLLMGSYVLLPLIR from the exons ATGGCTAGGGCACATCTTATATCTTCTCCTAACGTCTCTTCACTCACAACTG GTTCAAATCTTTGGGGCAGGAAACTCTCCTTCAACACTATTTACTTTCAAA GTACATTAGGTTCTGATGGATCAAAAGCTTCTAAGCACAGTATAAAAGCTGAAATACAGTATAATCCTTTGAGGTTTCAACAATCACCTTTTAATCATAACTACAAAAGCATTGATAGAGGAGCAACATGTGAAGTaaccaataaaaattatgttgtGAAAGCCGACTCTGTTCCATCTTCTGAGTCAGAATCTGAATCTTCCAACTCCAAAAATATTGTGAACTCTGTCAAAACTTTTATGGCCGTTTTGTACGAATTTATTTACCCTTACGCATTATTTGCTCAG ACATCAGCTTCAATTTCTGCGTCTCTGCTTGCAGTAGAAAAACTATCAGATATATCTCCATTGTTTTTTATTGGTTTGTTGCAG GCTGTGTTACCCCACTCTTTTATGCTTCTTTACGTCAATGGAGTTAATCAATTGTTTGACTTTGAAATAGACAAG ATAAACAAACCATATCTTCCATTGGCTTCTGGCAAAATATCCTTCAGAAGTTGCGCCATTATTGTTGCCTTATCTGCAATTTTG GGTTTAGGGATTAACTTGATGATAGGTTCTCCTGCATTGATTTGGAACTTTGTGTTGAGCGTTACATTATGGACTTGCTATTCTGTCAAT TTGCCTTTCTTACGATGGAAGAAAAATCCGGTGCAGACATCACTACTCATGTTTTTTTGTTGGACACTTTTAATTCCAATTACATACTTCCTTCATATGCAG ACGTTTGTGTTGAAGAGGCCACTTGTGTTTACAAGATCTTTGATTGTTTCTCTGCTGTTCATGAGTTTCTACTCTATTGGTTTAGCATTATCCAAG GATATACCTGACGTAGAAGGAGATATAAAACATGGCGTTGATTCTTTCGCCGCACGTTTGGGCcagaaaaaa GTATTTTGGATTTCTGTCTTCCTTTTTGAAATGGCATTTGGAGTTGCCTTTCTGGCAGCagcatcatcttcatctcccttTTGGATTAAATTTGTCACG AGTCTGGGAAATGTTGCTCTTGGTTCAATTCTGTGGTACCAAACCAAATACGTAGATGTGACAAATCCAGCTTCTGGTAGATCCTTCTATTCATTTATGTGGAAG TTGTTGATGGGCTCATATGTTCTCCTGCCTTTAATTAGATAA
- the LOC114190366 gene encoding uncharacterized protein LOC114190366 → MLNSHLKVKEDLFFDHQSKTHQGNGRNRAVMEGLIARLFAGVITIKAAYAELQMAQHPYNNESIQVADQTVVDELKAISELNRRFLKKEVDLAPQVTIMLAEIQEQQSLMKTYKITIKRLEAEVDFKESNISSYLLF, encoded by the coding sequence ATGCTAAACTCCCACCTCAAAGTCAAGGAGGATCTCTTCTTCGATCATCAGAGCAAAACCCACCAAGGGAATGGTAGAAATAGAGCCGTTATGGAGGGTCTCATTGCAAGACTCTTCGCTGGGGTCATCACCATCAAAGCAGCATATGCAGAACTCCAAATGGCGCAACACCCGTACAACAATGAGTCCATTCAAGTCGCGGATCAAACCGTGGTGGATGAACTCAAAGCCATATCAGAGTTGAATCGGAGATTCTTGAAAAAAGAGGTCGATCTTGCACCCCAAGTCACCATTATGCTCGCGGAGATTCAGGAACAACAAAGCCTGATGAAAACCTACAAAATCACCATCAAGAGGCTCGAAGCCGAGGTTGATTTCAAGGAGTCCAACATCTCATCTTAtctattattttag